The DNA region CGAAGCTGTGATGCAGTAAGCCCCACCGAATTGCGCGCCCCGGCCTTCACCGGGGGTTTTTTAAGAACCACTCAAAAAGGTTCGGCCAAAAGAAAACTCCCGCCGGAGCGGGAGCGTTCAGTGGTGACCCCAACGGGATTCGAACCCGTATCGCTACCTTGAAAGGGTAGTGTCCTAACCGTTAGACGATGGGGCCACACCACTACAGCTTTTGAAATCACCATTTAAGGGAAGTTTCTTGACTGCCTTTCAAGGGGTGCCGTTTCCGGCACGCACAGAAAGATACAGGGGAAACGGGCATTCGTCAATAGGGCAGCTTCACGATCCTGCTAACGCCACCGGGTAGGTGAGCGTTCCCTCGTAGATGGCGCGGCCCACGATCGCGCCCTCGATGTGTTCCTCGGCCAGCAGGCGCACGTCATCGGTGTTGGCCACGCCGCCGCCCACGATCAAGGTGTTGAGCCAGAGCCCACGCACCTGGCGCATCAGTTCACGGTTCAGGCCCTTCAAGGTGCCGTCCCGCGAGACGTCCGTGAAGATCAGGGTTTCCAGGCCCGCCTCGGCCAGCCCTGGCGTCATCTCAGCCACCTTCAGGCCGCTGCCCCGCGCCCAGCCGTGGGTGGCCACCTCCAGCCCTCCCTCGTCGTTCGGGCGCGCATCCAGGCTGACGATCACGCGCTCCGGGCCGTGAGCGTCGATCAGTTCACGCACCAGTTCCGGGTGCGCAATGGCCGCCGTGCCGATCACCACGCGCTGCACCCCGCTCCTCAGCAGCGCCTCCGCCGCCTCGCGCGAGCGGATGCCGCCCCCCACCTCCACCGGCACCCCCAGCTCCTGAGCGATCAGCTCGATCACCCGGCGATTTTCCCCGCGCCCGGTGGCGGCGTCCAGATCGACCAGATGAACCAGGCCCGCGCCCAGGTTGACCCAGTGGCGCGCTGCCTCCAGCGGCGAATCGAAGTACACCGTTTCGCGTTCGGGGTCGCCCTCGTACAGGCGCACCGCCTGGCCAGCCTGAATATCCACGCACGGAATAATGAGGGGCGTCATTGCGTCAGCATTCATACCGCCAGCATACGGTTCGGCCTGGCACGCCGGGCAAGTTAGACTGAACGGGTTGTGCGAATCGGAATCGTGACTGCCACCTACCTGCCTTCCCGGAACGGCGTCGCCACCAGCACCGCCCTGTTCGCCCAGGGCCTGCGCGAACGCGGACACGACGTGCGCATCTTCGCCCCGCGCCACCCCCAGATGCCCCTGCACGAGCACGGGGTGTACCGCCTGAACGCTTCCTTTGCCGGAGCACGCGCCCTGGGGGCGCCCGCCGACTATCCCATGATGCTGGCCCC from Deinococcus fonticola includes:
- the hisA gene encoding 1-(5-phosphoribosyl)-5-[(5-phosphoribosylamino)methylideneamino]imidazole-4-carboxamide isomerase, producing the protein MNADAMTPLIIPCVDIQAGQAVRLYEGDPERETVYFDSPLEAARHWVNLGAGLVHLVDLDAATGRGENRRVIELIAQELGVPVEVGGGIRSREAAEALLRSGVQRVVIGTAAIAHPELVRELIDAHGPERVIVSLDARPNDEGGLEVATHGWARGSGLKVAEMTPGLAEAGLETLIFTDVSRDGTLKGLNRELMRQVRGLWLNTLIVGGGVANTDDVRLLAEEHIEGAIVGRAIYEGTLTYPVALAGS